From a region of the Lactuca sativa cultivar Salinas chromosome 4, Lsat_Salinas_v11, whole genome shotgun sequence genome:
- the LOC111885732 gene encoding nuclear polyadenylated RNA-binding protein 3-like, protein MGAIAALAASLDFNFSRYILNEMVGNAKGKRKDRFLIYPRFLQMIFNSKYSKLEKRRETTDLKYLVNDESKSESASRNEDTEDEVITASEHEEDPVTPVAIVAEEHMSVSNEEKKEDDNVDDDDESEFEVKLMENVEDEDDMYQGEDLSGYDQDDLFFINDHNDEIRISNEDLETFLANVNEVAQPAMETEGVRDVLNVTPPTSDQMVDPLTNMDTTSRIPHFLVANPSTFPFESDPSMM, encoded by the exons ATGGGTGCCATTGCTGCTCTTGCTGCTAGTCTCGACTTTAATTTTTCGAGATACATCTTGAACGAAATGGTTGGTAACGCGAAGGGAAAAAGAAAAGATAGATTTCTCATCTATCCAAGGTTTCTTCAGATGATCTTCAACAGCAAATACTCGAAGCTAGAGAAAAGACGAGAAACAACTGACTTGAAGTACCTTG TCAATGATGAATCAAAATCCGAAAGCGCCTCAAGGAATGAAGATACTGAGGATGAGGTCATCACTGCTTCTGAACATGAAGAGGATCCTGTTACTCCAGTTGCTATAGTCGCCGAAGAGCATATGTCGGTATCAAATGAAGAAAAAAAGGAAGATgataatgttgatgatgatgatgagagtGAGTTCGAGGTGAAGCTAATGGAGAATgtggaagatgaagatgatatgtATCAGGGTGAAGATCTTTCTGGTTATGATCAGGATGATTTATTCTTCATTAACgatcat AATGATGAGATAAGGATAAGTAATGAGGACCTCGAAACCTTCTTGGCAAATGTCAATGAAGTTGCACAACCGGCAATGGAGACAGAGGGAGTTCGTGATGTTCTCAATGTGACGCCTCCTACCTCTGATCAAATGGTCGACCCTTTAACGAATATGGATACAACTTCAAGGATTCCCCACTTTCTAGTTGCTAATCCATCCACTTTTCCATTTGAAAGTGATCCTtcaatgatgtga